The following are encoded together in the Cryptococcus neoformans var. neoformans JEC21 chromosome 9 sequence genome:
- a CDS encoding expressed protein gives MRPTLTFLAFLPLVAAFDCSITAFSISYDISPLAGLRTASKDSSTPPTTSEVKVSMNLCGGEGLGKEDGVADEDQCPENTRVCLKLINHKPSSSDPDRVTAVVSFWTVDTPDSDITATPLGKKGEQGLEISVKGQEYAGVPQHLQLTLLCDTSSDSPNPTLVSYTAGLLSLEWATPDACPRSGDSSSPSGSSGGGGGFFSFVKTLFWLIIIGLILYFAIGIFYNHQQYSARGWDLIPHRDFWREVPTLGQDLISHVVANVRGSGSGGRGGYSSLG, from the exons ATGCGGCCGACACTAACTTTCCtcgctttccttcctctcgtTGCTGCCTTTGACTGTTCCATCaccgccttctccatctcttacGACATTTCGCCCTTGGCTGGCCTTCGCACAGCATCCAAAGATAGCTCTACACCACCAACAACATCGGAAGTGAAGGTGTCTATGAACTTGTGCGGGGGAGAAGGTTTAGGGAAGGAGGACGGTGTCGCCGATGAGGACCAG TGTCCCGAAAATACAAGGGTCTGTCTCAAGCTTATAAACCACAAgccttcatcctcagaCCCAGATCGGGTGACGGCTGTGGTTTCATTTTGGACAGTCGATACACCAGACAGTGATATCACAGCAACGCCtttgggaaagaagggggaaCAAGGTCTGGAGATTAGTGTAAAAGGGCAGGAGTATGCTGG TGTTCCCCAGCATCTCCAACTTACACTTTTGTGTGACACATCGTCAGACTCTCCTAACCCAACGCTCGTCTCTTATACTGCCGGTCTCCTGTCACTCGAATGGGCAACTCCCGATGCTTGCCCACGTTCAGGGGATTCTTCTAGCCCATCTGGCTCAAGTGGTGGCGGGGGCGGATTCTTTTCGTTTGTGAAGACTCTGTTCTGGTTGATTATTATCGGGTTAATTCTGTACTTCGCCATTG GGATATTCTATAACCATCAGCAATATTCTGCCAGGGGCTGGGACCTTATACCCCATCGTGATTTTTGGCGAGAAGTACCGACTCTTGGGCAAGATTTGATTTCTCACGTTGTGGCCAACGTGCGGGGTTCAGGCAGCGGAGGCAGGGGCGGTTACAGCAGTCTTGGTTAA
- a CDS encoding cyclin-dependent protein kinase regulator, putative produces the protein MALSGQATPSEAGPSKSSLIPGPSAYHESSQFRHWRFSPSTLNRIRSELNTKSVEVARRNTELEKEAQKSLGHDIADPPPAATYLTVNDELLLLRFYCSQVSRICREGFGLPEVVESTAISYVKRFYLKNSVMEWHPKIIMPTCLYLAAKTTNFPIPADQFVSKIPKLTPEDVLEKEFLVAQSLSFEFWVRGADKALRGWTLDMQDQQNPPLEAIQKAIAPAFTHLSTSYLSDAEFIFTPSQISLACLRMADRKLVEGFLEERYAAHAAAIASKSMNGVEESENGTPVQGPAPLYGMEKVRLLEILDQIEAIIRAVAVELDVKKVKEVDKRLRQCTNPEKIPGTALYVKRKQEKEAADAAAKATKTLKSQSSAADSDMFFGGSLPLANGQSKSRVPLSPRVNLNSNQKAGGAEMEISDTGMGIQGESGGLLMGGKGLKDVGLPLSKD, from the exons ATGGCCCTTTCGGGACAAGCTACACCCTCAGAGGCCGGTCCATCGAAGTCTTCTCTGATCCCAGGTCCTTCGGCTTACCATGAATCTTCACAATTCCGTCACTGGCGCTTTTCCCCGTCGACTTTGAATAGAATACGGTCAGAGTTGAATACCAAGTCGGTCGAAGTGGCTAGGAGGAACACGGAACTAGAGAAG GAAGCTCAGAAATCACTAGGGCATGACATTGCCGATCCACCACCAGCCGCAACTTATCTTACAGTCAACGACGAACTTTTGCTTCTCCGCTTTTACTGTTCACAGGTATCTAGGATCTGCCGGGAAGGCTTTGGTCTTCCAGAGGTGGTAGAATCTACAGCAATCAGTTATGTTAAGAGGTTCTACCTCAAGAACAGTGTCATGGAATGGCATCCCAAGATCATCAT GCCAACGTGCCTTTATCTAGCTGCCAAAACGACAAATTTTCCAATCCCAGCGGACCAATTCGTGTCCAAGATCCCGAAACTCACTCCGGAAGATGTCTTGGAGAAAGAGTTTCTGGTCGCTCAAAGCCTGTCGTTCGAGTTCTGGGTGCGTGGGGCGGATAAGGCTTTGAGAGGCTGGACATTGGATATGCAA GATCAACAGAATCCGCCACTAGAAGCAATCCAAAAGGCCATCGCACCAGCTTTTACACATCTCTCCACATCCTACCTTTCAGATGCCGAATTTATCTTCACACCTTCACAAATATCTTTAGCTTGCTTGAGGATGGCGGACAGAAAGCTGGTTGAGGGCTTTTTGGAAGAGCGGTATGCTGCCCATGCGGCTGCGATCGCTTCAAAGTCAATGAACGGCGTTGAAGAAAGCGAGAATGGGACACCAGTTCAGGGGCCTGCACCTCTATATGGTATGGAGAAAGTCAGGCTCTTGGAAATCCTTGACCAAATTGAAGCCATAATCCGGGCAGTTGCCGTCGAGTTGGATGtcaagaaggtgaaggaggttgaTAAGCGATTGAGACAATGTACCAACCCTGAAAAGATCCCGGGAACTGCCTT ATATGTCAAGCGAaagcaagagaaagaagcagCAGACGCAGCAGCTAAAGCAACTAAAACACTCAAGTCTCAATCTTCCGCCGCGGATAGCGACATGTTCTTTGGTGGTTCTCTTCCATTGGCCAACGGTCAGAGCAAATCAAGGGTCCCTTTGTCCCCCCGAGTCAACCTCAATAGTAACCAAAAGGCTGGAGGCGCTGAAATGGAAATAAGCGACACAGGAATGGGTATTCAGggggaaagtggagggCTGCTAATGGGGGGCAAAGGGTTGAAGGATGTAGGCCTACCATTATCGAAGGATTAG